A genome region from Sander vitreus isolate 19-12246 chromosome 21, sanVit1, whole genome shotgun sequence includes the following:
- the foxj1b gene encoding forkhead box protein J1-B, whose translation MPVLTSPDIANKFNEKWLEVYPEDQVTGSDSVPLDDSLTSLHWLQNFSILNADPERPNGAGPGCPSSQQHLYLKRLGFPRGGTDSPSSPPAGDTAATGMPLYLGSPVTSGSESTAEPLFANCAHPGNGYVQIPIQASPPVEVDYKSNPKVKPPYSYASLICMAMQASKQPKVTLSTIYNWITENFCYYRHAEPSWQNSIRHNLSLNKCFRKVPRQKDEPGKGGFWQIDPQYADMFVNGIFKRRRMSANNYNNSSSSSGHHRQSKLVQGYHSTQNGCPYQGLGGKRKHLPSKNNSKAMRATESPLLATEAHKADILRGDFDLASVFDDVLSGNCSTFEDLDINTALSSLGCEMEVSMQGRQQSVGLGRWCGGGDVMGQSQQLNHHHSYGYMDCTLNMGELHVPPPQQHPQHPQQLDQDQLLQSHHHLQQFDEPSALFLEQPEEAVLQPWEEIKEEAQAIPLTLDQGFGLCESFFTEMQPWERVEAYL comes from the exons ATGCCGGTTCTGACGAGCCCCGACATTGCCAACAAGTTCAATGAGAAATGGCTGGAGGTTTACCCCGAGGATCAGGTCACCGGGTCCGACTCTGTCCCCCTGGACGACAGCCTCACTAGCCTCCACTGGCTCCAGAATTTCTCCATCCTCAACGCGGATCCGGAGCGACCCAACGGAGCTGGACCGGGCTGCCCGTCCTCCCAGCAGCACCTGTATCTCAAGCGGCTCGGCTTCCCCAGAGGTGGCACCGACTCTCCGTCCAGCCCGCCGGCCGGGGACACCGCCGCCACCGGGATGCCTCTGTACCTCGGGAGCCCCGTCACCTCTGGCAGCGAGTCCACCGCGGAGCCGCTGTTCGCCAACTGCGCACATCCAGGGAACGGCTACGTCCAGATCCCTATCCAGGCCAGCCCGCCTGTGGAAGTCGACTACAAAAGCAACCCTAAAGTCAAACCGCCCTATTCCTACGCTTCTCTCATCTGCATGGCCATGCAGGCCAGCAAGCAGCCCAAAGTGACTCTGTCCACCATCTACAACTGGATAACGGAGAATTTCTGCTACTACAGACACGCGGAGCCCAGCTGGCAG AACTCGATTCGTCACAACCTGTCCCTCAACAAGTGTTTCAGGAAGGTCCCCAGACAGAAGGACGAGCCAGGGAAGGGAGGCTTCTGGCAGATCGATCCACAGTATGCAGATATGTTTGTCAATGGCATCTTCAAACGCAGAAGGATGTCTGCTAACAactacaacaacagcagcagcagcagtggacaCCACAGACAGAGCAAACTGGTTCAGGGTTATCACAGCACCCAAAATGGCTGCCCTTACCAAGGGCTGGGCGGCAAACGGAAGCACCTGCCCTCTAAGAACAACAGCAAGGCAATGAGGGCGACTGAGTCCCCTCTTTTAGCTACAGAGGCCCACAAAGCAGACATCCTGAGGGGGGACTTTGACCTCGCGTCCGTGTTCGACGACGTTCTCAGCGGGAACTGTAGCACCTTCGAGGATTTGGACATCAACACGGCGCTGAGCTCCCTGGGCTGCGAGATGGAGGTTTCCATGCAGGGGAGGCAGCAGTCGGTGGGGCTGGGGAGGTGGTGCGGCGGAGGGGACGTCATGGGTCAGAGCCAGCAACTGAACCACCACCACTCCTACGGTTACATGGATTGCACGCTCAATATGGGAGAGCTCCACGTGCCGCCGCCGCAGCAGCATCCTCAGCATCCGCAGCAGCTGGACCAGGATCAGCTGCTCCAAAGCCACCACCACCTGCAGCAGTTTGACGAGCCCTCCGCCCTCTTCCTGGAGCAGCCCGAGGAGGCGGTACTGCAGCCCTGGGAGGAGATCAAAGAAGAGGCGCAGGCGATTCCTCTGACTCTGGATCAAGGCTTCGGCCTATGCGAGAGCTTCTTCACAGAGATGCAGCCATGGGAACGAGTAGAGGCCTatctgtga